In Shinella sp. XGS7, a single genomic region encodes these proteins:
- a CDS encoding amino acid aminotransferase: protein MFQHVDAYAGDPILSLNEAFQKDERAGKINLSIGIYFDDDGRIPMLDSVRRAELAVVAEAGARPYLPMEGLPLFRSAVQGLLFGAEHPVLKAGRVATIQGVGSSGGLKVGADFIKRYFPGSAIYVSDPTWDNHRAVFEGSGLEVKSYPYYDAKTGGLRFADMLETLRGLPKHSVVLLHACCHNPTGVDLTPLQWDELIPVLAERELLPFLDLAYQGYGDGLEQDAFAIRALADAGLSFFVANSFSKNMSLYGERCGALSVVCPDAQQAANVLGQLKFMIRRNYSNPPMHGGQVVARVLNDPELRTLWEGEVEEMRERILAMRNALFEVLSAKLPGRDLRYFLTQRGMFSYTGLSAEQVDRLKNEFGVYLIRSGRMCIAGLNTRNVEATATAMAAVLA, encoded by the coding sequence ATGTTCCAGCACGTCGATGCCTACGCCGGCGACCCCATCCTGAGCCTCAACGAAGCCTTCCAGAAGGACGAGCGCGCGGGCAAGATCAATCTGTCGATCGGCATCTATTTCGACGACGACGGCCGCATCCCCATGCTGGACTCGGTGCGCCGCGCCGAGCTGGCCGTGGTGGCCGAGGCCGGCGCCCGGCCCTATCTGCCCATGGAAGGCCTGCCCCTGTTCCGCAGCGCGGTGCAGGGCCTGCTCTTCGGCGCCGAGCACCCGGTGCTCAAGGCCGGCCGCGTGGCCACCATCCAGGGCGTGGGCTCCAGCGGCGGCCTCAAGGTGGGCGCCGACTTCATCAAGCGCTACTTCCCCGGCAGCGCCATCTATGTCTCCGACCCCACCTGGGACAACCACCGCGCCGTCTTCGAGGGTTCGGGCCTGGAGGTCAAGAGCTACCCCTATTACGACGCCAAGACCGGCGGCCTGCGCTTTGCCGACATGCTGGAGACCCTGCGCGGTCTGCCCAAGCACAGCGTGGTGCTGCTGCACGCCTGCTGCCACAACCCCACCGGCGTGGACCTCACGCCCCTGCAGTGGGATGAGCTGATCCCGGTGCTGGCCGAGCGCGAGCTGCTGCCCTTCCTGGACCTGGCCTACCAGGGCTATGGCGACGGTCTGGAGCAGGATGCCTTTGCCATCCGCGCGCTGGCGGATGCCGGCCTGTCCTTCTTCGTGGCGAACAGCTTCTCCAAGAACATGAGCCTGTATGGCGAGCGCTGCGGCGCGCTGTCGGTGGTCTGCCCCGACGCGCAGCAGGCCGCCAATGTGCTGGGCCAGCTCAAGTTCATGATCCGCCGCAACTACTCCAACCCGCCCATGCACGGCGGCCAGGTGGTGGCCCGGGTGCTGAACGACCCCGAGCTGCGCACGCTCTGGGAAGGCGAGGTCGAGGAGATGCGCGAGCGCATCCTGGCCATGCGCAATGCCCTGTTCGAGGTGCTCAGCGCCAAGCTGCCGGGCCGCGATCTGCGCTACTTCCTGACCCAGCGCGGCATGTTCAGCTACACCGGCCTCTCGGCCGAGCAGGTGGACCGCCTCAAGAACGAGTTCGGCGTCTACCTGATCCGCTCGGGTCGCATGTGCATCGCCGGCCTCAACACCCGCAATGTGGAGGCCACGGCCACGGCCATGGCGGCGGTGCTGGCCTGA
- a CDS encoding D-amino acid dehydrogenase, with product MKQIVVIGGGVVGLTTAWTLAEEGHQVTLVEREAALAEGASRANGGQLSYRYVSPLADAGVPLKALRWLLDPDGPLRFKPELRWHQWAWMLAFLRACRGPVNRRSTERLLALGALSQQAFARLQRDAGLDEAIALRAPGKLVIYRKPEEFARVAQRLRATPGGPEQVLDHGECLALEPALALADSRFAGGVFTPGEAVADCHALCLQLAERLHRHPNFRGVQRAEGRSFRQEGGRVRALIARDGQEIGGDAFVLAAGLHSRGLGKSLGLDLPLYPLKGYSLSAPIVAGEHRPPEVSVTDFERKVLYARIGTQLRVAAMVDLVGDDARIDPQRIASLQRACRDMFPRAADYERAEQWAGLRPATPSGAPILGASGVADNLWLNVGHGALGFTFSFGSARIVADLMAGRVSPLPLDGLQLAR from the coding sequence ATGAAGCAGATTGTGGTGATCGGGGGTGGGGTGGTCGGCCTGACGACCGCCTGGACCCTGGCCGAGGAGGGCCACCAGGTCACACTGGTGGAACGCGAGGCCGCGCTGGCCGAGGGTGCCAGCCGCGCCAACGGCGGCCAGCTCAGCTACCGCTATGTCTCGCCCCTGGCCGATGCCGGCGTGCCCCTCAAGGCCCTGCGCTGGCTGCTGGATCCGGACGGTCCGCTGCGCTTCAAGCCCGAGCTGCGCTGGCACCAGTGGGCCTGGATGCTGGCCTTTCTGCGCGCCTGCCGCGGCCCGGTGAACCGCCGCAGCACCGAGCGCCTGCTGGCCCTGGGCGCGCTCAGCCAGCAGGCCTTTGCGCGCCTGCAGCGGGACGCGGGCCTGGATGAGGCCATCGCCCTGCGCGCCCCCGGCAAGCTGGTGATCTACCGCAAGCCCGAGGAGTTCGCCCGCGTGGCCCAGCGCCTGCGCGCCACCCCGGGCGGTCCCGAGCAGGTGCTGGACCATGGCGAATGCCTGGCGCTTGAGCCGGCCCTGGCCTTGGCCGACAGCCGCTTTGCCGGCGGCGTCTTCACCCCCGGTGAGGCCGTGGCCGACTGCCACGCCCTGTGCCTGCAGCTGGCCGAGCGCCTGCACCGCCATCCCAATTTCCGCGGCGTGCAGCGCGCCGAGGGCCGCAGCTTCCGCCAGGAGGGCGGCCGCGTGCGCGCCCTGATCGCCCGCGACGGTCAGGAGATCGGCGGCGACGCCTTTGTGCTGGCCGCCGGCCTGCACAGCCGCGGCCTGGGCAAGAGCCTGGGCCTGGACCTGCCGCTCTACCCGCTCAAGGGCTACAGCCTGAGCGCGCCCATCGTGGCCGGCGAGCACCGCCCGCCCGAGGTGAGCGTGACCGACTTCGAGCGCAAGGTGCTCTATGCCCGCATCGGCACGCAGCTGCGCGTGGCGGCCATGGTGGACCTGGTGGGCGACGATGCCCGCATCGATCCGCAGCGCATCGCCTCGCTCCAGCGCGCCTGCCGCGATATGTTCCCGCGCGCCGCCGACTACGAGCGTGCCGAGCAATGGGCCGGCCTGCGCCCGGCCACGCCCAGCGGTGCGCCCATCCTGGGCGCCAGCGGCGTGGCGGACAACCTCTGGCTCAACGTGGGCCATGGCGCCCTGGGCTTCACCTTCTCCTTCGGCTCGGCCCGCATCGTGGCCGATCTGATGGCCGGCCGCGTCAGCCCCCTGCCGCTGGACGGCCTGCAGCTGGCGCGCTGA